Proteins found in one Enterococcus sp. 9D6_DIV0238 genomic segment:
- a CDS encoding GNAT family N-acetyltransferase: MLKKRTANNRDHHLIIEMWERSVKATHHFLSEEDVAFYKKIIPESLASVDLSLWVDEECVVGFSGIDEDELVMLFLDPDFIGKGYGSKIITHLINNDGIKRIDVNTQNEQAKAFYLHHGFTIESEDERDGFGKPYPITHLIKK; the protein is encoded by the coding sequence ATGTTAAAAAAACGAACAGCAAATAATAGAGATCATCATTTAATTATAGAAATGTGGGAACGATCTGTAAAAGCGACTCACCATTTTTTATCAGAGGAAGATGTGGCTTTTTATAAAAAAATCATTCCAGAAAGTTTAGCAAGTGTCGATTTATCTTTATGGGTCGATGAGGAGTGTGTAGTCGGTTTTAGCGGAATCGATGAGGATGAGTTAGTGATGTTATTTCTGGATCCGGATTTTATTGGAAAAGGATATGGCAGCAAGATAATCACTCATTTGATCAACAATGATGGGATAAAAAGAATTGATGTCAACACCCAAAATGAACAGGCAAAAGCGTTCTACCTACATCATGGATTCACTATTGAATCTGAAGATGAACGTGATGGATTTGGTAAACCTTATCCTATTACCCATCTAATCAAAAAATAG
- a CDS encoding DUF3042 family protein: MKKFISGMLVGTAVTCAAVAGLAATIKKTVIDPIEEKEDMIEENRKKAMRKRISR, from the coding sequence ATGAAAAAATTTATTTCTGGTATGCTAGTAGGAACTGCTGTTACTTGTGCCGCAGTAGCCGGCTTAGCTGCAACGATCAAAAAAACGGTCATCGATCCGATTGAAGAAAAAGAAGATATGATCGAGGAAAACCGTAAAAAAGCAATGCGCAAACGTATTTCACGTTAA
- a CDS encoding galactokinase, which produces MKKELDQLFRSTFGKEAQENYFAPGRINLIGEHTDYNGGHVFPAAITIGTYGLAGKRDDRLIRFYSENFSELGIIEVSLDDLSYDKRHDWTNYPKGMIKYLIDAGYQIDQGMDLLFYGTIPNGAGLSSSASIELLMGVIVNDLFQLEVPMLDLVKTGQKVENQFIGVNSGIMDQFAIGMGQKDQAILLDTNTLEYEMVPAAFGDYVIVIMNTNKRRELADSKYNERRAECEKALQLLQTQLPIDSLGELSEETFEANKQLISDERLIRRAKHAITENQRTIKAKNALVQNDLTAFGQLLNASHASLREDYEVTGVELDTLVFAAQDQPGVLGARMTGAGFGGCSIALVQKENVEAFTQKVGQIYLDKVGYSADFYVAKIADGAKKQ; this is translated from the coding sequence ATGAAAAAAGAGCTTGATCAATTATTTCGATCCACCTTTGGAAAAGAAGCACAAGAGAATTACTTTGCTCCAGGACGAATCAACTTGATCGGTGAACATACGGATTATAACGGAGGACATGTTTTTCCTGCCGCGATCACGATCGGGACATATGGTTTGGCTGGAAAACGTGATGATCGATTGATTCGCTTTTACTCAGAAAATTTTTCTGAGTTGGGAATCATTGAAGTTTCATTGGATGATTTGAGCTATGATAAAAGACATGATTGGACGAATTATCCGAAAGGAATGATCAAGTATTTGATCGATGCAGGCTATCAAATCGATCAGGGAATGGATCTTTTATTTTATGGAACGATCCCAAATGGAGCCGGGCTTTCCTCTTCTGCTTCCATAGAGCTTCTGATGGGTGTGATTGTAAACGATTTATTTCAACTGGAGGTACCGATGCTGGACTTAGTTAAAACGGGCCAAAAAGTGGAAAACCAATTTATCGGTGTCAATTCTGGGATCATGGATCAATTTGCGATCGGTATGGGACAAAAAGATCAGGCTATTTTGTTAGATACCAACACACTAGAATACGAAATGGTTCCAGCGGCTTTTGGTGATTATGTTATTGTGATCATGAATACCAACAAGCGTAGAGAGCTAGCTGATTCAAAATATAATGAGCGGCGTGCAGAGTGTGAGAAGGCGTTGCAGCTTTTACAGACACAGTTACCGATCGACTCATTAGGTGAGTTATCAGAAGAGACCTTTGAAGCAAACAAACAACTGATTTCGGATGAACGCTTGATTCGGCGGGCGAAACATGCAATTACAGAGAATCAACGAACGATCAAAGCAAAGAATGCGTTGGTTCAAAATGATTTAACTGCTTTTGGTCAATTGCTGAACGCTTCCCATGCTTCTTTAAGAGAGGATTATGAAGTAACTGGAGTAGAGCTGGATACACTAGTTTTTGCTGCTCAAGATCAACCAGGTGTACTTGGCGCAAGAATGACTGGAGCAGGTTTTGGCGGATGCAGTATTGCTTTGGTACAGAAAGAAAATGTTGAAGCTTTTACTCAAAAAGTGGGACAAATCTATTTAGACAAAGTAGGGTATTCGGCGGATTTTTACGTAGCAAAGATTGCTGATGGCGCAAAAAAGCAGTAA